A genomic segment from Nematostella vectensis chromosome 6, jaNemVect1.1, whole genome shotgun sequence encodes:
- the LOC125568051 gene encoding uncharacterized protein K02A2.6-like, with product MAESGEMYHRAPGPLVLDANASENWRKFLMQFEIYLVAKGKDDKGDKLKVNLLLNCAGPSAIEEYSHFVYTAGESNESYGDVCRKFHELCRGAKNVIYERLLFNFRNQKEGERIDNFVSELKRLSLNCDFGALRDSLIRDRIVGGVTSDELRGELLKKPDLTLQTAHDYCRTYEATELQKYKFVPQTVVPSKTVSVQPVQVKKEQPSCKFCGYRHSFAHPTRCPAFKRNCKICSKTGHFAKMCKNKQKKDPEVHVVEQEYDSSDSNETHTYFGSIEVGSVLQNQQPKKSLIKVMIAGKEVKLKADTGAEATVIPYNLYKSITNKPLKRVHQPLKGWLATKPIYPKGCVRLPTQYKDRKIDLLYLVVDGEFTPLLSCEACLDLEILQFMDLTLLDSPSAQTSNIDLSREQSKSTTTLTSDPVLKDYLDCFSNKPGMLPNKVHLEVDSAVTPVIHAPRKIPVSMLDPTQQKLREMEEDGIIVKEEEHTPWVSSMLVIDKRKGKEKKSPPTKDNIRICIDPRDLNRALKRPHYPMATVEQVANKLTGAEIFSTLDACSGFWQLPVDEESSKLLTFNTPWGRYRFLRLPFGISSAPKIYQREMDRLFAGVPVEIIVDDFLIHGGNQCELDHKMIAVLKRSREIGLKFNPRKAKLRVPEVSYVGHLFTADGLKPDPEKVRAINEMPAPTDKDGILRFLGTVNYLDKFIEHKADLQGPISQLTRNDTAFVWETPQQHAFDKLKAVITSAPVLAYFDNTKETVLNVDASGTGLGAVILQDERPVAFGSKTLSPAETRYANIERELLAIVWGTEKFHTYVYGRRVVVETDHKPLEAIFKKPLNEAPPRLQRMLLKLTKYDLDVRYVPGKKQFISDCLSRAPVSDTKPVSEPEEMIGINLIDSLGVDSSTLQKFKEASNCDVTSQVVMEYVVKGWPAEKHQLDELAREYWSFREELSVEDGLLFKADRIIVPRSLRAEVLEEIHGAHMGENKSLSFAREYVFWPSMTAQIKDKISSCSICNAFRNQQPRETLLPREVPGLPWQVISTDIFEYAGHSYLLVTDLYSKYFEIELLRQTTANCVINNLKKIFARFGIPVEVLSDNGSQYSNTRNLFNSSHEFKKFADEWGFRHTTSSPEYPQSNGAAEKAVQTAKRILKKAAADNKDPFEGLLKYRNTPFDDLGVSPAQLLMSRRTRTQLPTHRRLLLPQPVDPNQVVKTLKHRQSVSKKYYDSHSHDLPPLQVGDKVRIRPNREAEWRKAEVLPRSYLLGDERGRVFRRNRRQIISTPNDQSMSTSPFVIPAIPQLPPESTNNPTQLSNNVTASPTPPKSSERQHETTPMSTASGRVIKKPQRLIEHC from the coding sequence ATGGCCGAAAGTGGGGAAATGTATCATCGAGCTCCGGGACCTTTGGTGTTGGATGCGAATGCATCAGAAAATTGGAGAAAGTTCCTAATGCAGTTCGAAATTTACTTGGTTGCAAAAGGAAAGGACGACAAGGGAGATAAGTTAAAAGTTAATTTGTTACTTAACTGTGCTGGACCGAGTGCAATTGAAGAGTATAGCCACTTTGTGTATACTGCAGGCGAGAGTAATGAATCTTATGGTGATGTGTGCCGAAAGTTCCATGAACTTTGTCGAGGAGCTAAGAATGTCATTTATGAGCGACTGCTCTTCAATTTTAGAAACCAAAAGGAGGGTGAACGAATTGACAACTTTGTTAGTGAGCTAAAACGGCTTTCATTAAACTGTGACTTTGGAGCACTTAGAGATTCATTGATACGAGACCGTATTGTGGGGGGAGTAACCAGCGATGAATTGCGAGGGGAGTTGTTGAAAAAGCCAGACCTTACCCTACAAACCGCGCATGATTACTGCAGAACTTATGAGGCGACTGAGCTGCAGAAGTATAAGTTTGTTCCACAGACAGTAGTCCCAAGTAAAACAGTGTCTGTGCAACCAGTCCAAGTTAAGAAAGAACAGCCATCTTGTAAGTTCTGTGGATATCGCCATTCATTTGCACACCCAACACGATGCCCAGCCTTTAAAAGGAATTGCAAGATTTGTAGCAAAACAGGCCATTTTGCAAAGAtgtgtaaaaacaaacaaaaaaaagatccAGAAGTGCATGTGGTGGAACAGGAGTATGACTCAAGTGACAGCAACGAAACCCACACATACTTTGGATCCATTGAAGTCGGAAGCGTGTTACAGAACCAGCAACCCAAAAAGAGCCTGATAAAAGTCATGATAGCAGGAAAAGAGGTCAAACTGAAAGCAGACACGGGTGCGGAGGCTACTGTCATCCCCTACAACTTGTACAAGAGCATCACCAACAAGCCGTTGAAACGTGTACACCAGCCTTTGAAGGGCTGGCTTGCGACTAAGCCCATCTACCCTAAAGGATGTGTCCGCCTTCCAACACAGTACAAAGATCGAAAGATAGATCTGTTATATCTTGTAGTTGATGGAGAGTTCACCCCACTACTAAGTTGTGAGGCTTGCCTTGATCTTGAAATCCTACAGTTCATGGATCTCACATTGCTAGATTCACCATCAGCACAAACATCAAACATCGACTTGTCCAGAGAACAAAGCAAAAGTACCACAACCCTCACAAGTGACCCTGTTCTGAAAGATTACCTTGATTGCTTCAGTAACAAACCAGGAATGTTACCCAACAAAGTACACCTAGAGGTAGACTCTGCAGTAACTCCAGTTATACACGCACCCAGAAAGATCCCAGTATCCATGTTAGACCCAACTCAACAGAAGCTGAGAGAGATGGAAGAAGATGGGATCATTGTTAAAGAAGAAGAACATACCCCTTGGGTCTCTTCGATGTTAGTAATCGATAAAcgaaaaggcaaagaaaagaaaagcccACCAACCAAAGACAACATCAGAATATGTATAGATCCACGTGACCTCAATAGAGCCCTCAAGAGACCCCATTATCCGATGGCCACAGTGGAACAGGTTGCCAACAAACTCACCGGTGCTGAAATATTCTCAACGTTGGATGCATGCAGCGGTTTTTGGCAACTACCAGTAGACGAAGAAAGCTCGAAGCTCCTGACTTTCAATACCCCCTGGGGTCGATACAGATTCCTGCGGCTCCCATTCGGCATAAGTTCCGCGCCCAAGATTTACCAACGAGAAATGGACCGACTCTTCGCAGGAGTACCAGTAGAAATAATCGTTGACGACTTTTTGATACATGGTGGAAATCAATGTGAGCTAGAtcacaagatgattgcagtATTGAAGAGGAGCCGTGAGATAGGTCTAAAGTTCAATCCACGTAAAGCCAAACTTCGAGTTCCTGAAGTCAGCTACGTTGGACACCTATTTACTGCAGACGGTTTAAAGCCTGATCCTGAAAAGGTAAGAGCTATCAACGAGATGCCTGCCCCGACCGATAAAGATGGCATACTACGTTTCCTAGGAACTGTAAACTATCTGGATAAATTTATTGAACATAAAGCTGATCTCCAGGGCCCTATCTCGCAGCTAACAAGGAATGATACCGCATTCGTATGGGAGACACCTCAACAGCATGCATTTGACAAGCTCAAAGCAGTCATTACCTCAGCGCCAGTTTTAGCCTATTTTGACAACACCAAAGAGACAGTGCTTAATGTTGATGCAAGTGGCACGGGATTAGGTGCTGTGATTCTGCAGGACGAAAGACCTGTAGCATTTGGCTCAAAAACACTATCACCTGCTGAGACAAGGTATGCCAACATCGAGCGAGAGCTTCTGGCAATTGTCTGGGGAACTGAAAAGTTCCATACTTATGTTTATGGACGTCGTGTTGTAGTTGAAACCGACCACAAACCACTagaagccatcttcaaaaagccCTTGAATGAAGCACCACCGAGATTGCAGAGGATGTTGTTAAAGCTGACAAAGTATGACCTTGATGTTCGTTATGTGCCAGGAAAGAAACAATTCATCTCAGATTGCTTAAGCAGAGCCCCAGTTAGTGACACTAAACCAGTTAGTGAACCAGAAGAGATGATTGGAATCAACTTAATTGACAGTCTTGGTGTAGATTCAAGCActttgcaaaaattcaaggaaGCATCAAACTGCGATGTTACCTCTCAAGTGGTCATGGAATATGTCGTTAAAGGTTGGCCAGCAGAAAAACATCAACTTGATGAGCTAGCGAGAGAATACTGGAGTTTTAGAGAGGAACTTAGCGTAGAAGATGGTTTGTTATTCAAAGCAGACAGAATCATTGTCCCGAGATCGTTGAGGGCAGAGGTGCTAGAAGAAATTCATGGCGCACACATGGGTGAGAACAAAAGTCTCAGTTTTGCCAGAGAATATGTTTTCTGGCCCTCAATGACTGCACAGATCAAAGACAAGATTAGTTCCTGCTCCATATGTAATGCCTTCCGAAACCAACAGCCAAGAGAGACCCTACTACCACGTGAGGTTCCTGGATTGCCTTGGCAAGTGATCAGTACTGACATCTTTGAATATGCCGGACATTCCTATTTGCTTGTTACCGATTTGTATTCAAAGTACTTTGAGATTGAGTTGTTACGCCAAACCACTGCTAATTGTGTTATCAATAACTTAAAGAAGATTTTTGCAAGGTTTGGGATCCCGGTGGAAGTTCTGAGCGACAATGGCTCCCAGTACAGTAACACTAGAAACCTTTTTAATAGTTCACATGAGTTCAAAAAGTTTGCAGATGAGTGGGGTTTCCGTCACACCACAAGCTCTCCAGAGTATCCACAATCAAATGGAGCTGCCGAGAAAGCAGTTCAGACCGCAAAACGGATTTTAAAGAAAGCGGCTGCTGACAACAAAGATCCTTTTGAAGGATTACTCAAATACAGGAATACACCCTTTGATGACTTAGGTGTGTCTCCAGCTCAGCTGCTAATGAGTAGGAGAACACGTACCCAACTACCGACTCATCGACGTTTGCTACTGCCTCAGCCTGTTGACCCAAATCAAGTTGTGAAGACATTGAAACATCGTCAGAGTGTTTCAAAAAAGTATTATGATAGTCATAGTCATGATCTCCCTCCTTTACAAGTTGGAGATAAGGTGCGTATCCGTCCAAACCGGGAGGCTGAGTGGAGGAAAGCAGAAGTATTGCCCCGATCGTACTTATTAGGAGATGAGCGTGGGCGTGTCTTCAGGAGAAATCGACGACAAATCATTTCAACACCTAATGATCAATCGATGAGCACAAGTCCTTTTGTTATACCAGCCATTCCTCAACTACCACCAGAAAGTACCAACAACCCCACACAGTTAAGCAATAATGTGACAGCATCGCCTACACCACCAAAGTCTTCTGAGAGGCAACACGAGACGACACCGATGAGCACAGCATCTGGCAGGGTTATCAAAAAACCACAAAGACTTATTGAACATTGTTAA
- the LOC125568052 gene encoding uncharacterized protein K02A2.6-like codes for MGPLPSGELLVVVDYYSRYYEVDILRSVVSSKIIESLDKIFCTHGLPESLKTDNGPQFVSEEFETYLKANDIQHRTSTPLWPQANGEVERQNRSLLKALEIAQAEKKDIQLRKFLIA; via the coding sequence ATGGGACCACTACCTTCTGGAGAGTTGTTGGTAGTTGTGGACTACTACAGCAGGTATTATGAGGTTGATATTCTGAGATCTGTAGTGTCAAGTAAGATCATAGAAAGCTTAGACAAGATTTTCTGTACCCATGGTCTCCCTGAATCGCTTAAAACAGACAACGGTCCTCAATTTGTGTCGGAAGAATTTGAAACATACCTAAAAGCAAATGACATTCAACACAGGACAAGCACACCATTATGGCCCCAAGCTAATGGTGAGGTTGAGAGACAGAATCGTAgtctattgaaagcacttgaGATTGCACAAGCCGAGAAGAAGGACATACAACTCAGAAAATTCCTGATTGCATAG